In one Arachis duranensis cultivar V14167 chromosome 9, aradu.V14167.gnm2.J7QH, whole genome shotgun sequence genomic region, the following are encoded:
- the LOC107465732 gene encoding uncharacterized protein LOC107465732 has product MANPRGEFKAITLRNGKVVEETPPTQSHQEKESAKELKFKKKEKNSTPSSPKQVLKPYVPQAPYPQRLSKDGKDSQLSKFLEIFKKLQINIPFADALEQMPLYAKFLKELMTRKRNKGEKETVVLTEECSAIIQKKLPQKLKDPGSFQIPYIIGDMKIEKALCILRASINLMSLATMKRMRIEEANPTRMVLELADRTFKFSHGVVEDLLVKVEEFIYPADFVVLDMEEEANISIILGRPFLATAGAIIDVQKGELVLRLHKEKMVFNVFKAMSYPKESIVECMMVDTIETLVQGVLEEEQCEETQDQDQQVSCG; this is encoded by the coding sequence ATGGCTAACCCAAGGGGAGAGTTCAAGGCCATAACACTAAGAAATGGAAAAGTTGTGGAAGAAACGCCCCCAACTCAAAGCCACCAGGAAAAAGAAAGTGCAAAGGAACTTAAattcaagaagaaagaaaagaactcTACACCATCTTCACCAAAGCAAGTTCTAAAGCCTTATGTGCCACAAGCACCCTATCCACAAAGGCTGAGTAAGGATGGGAAAGATAGCCAGCTCTCTAAATTcttagaaatcttcaagaaGCTCCAGATCAACATACCATTTGCTGATGCATTAGAGCAAATGCCGCTCTATGCTAAGTTCTTAAAGGAACTCATGACAAGGAAGAGAAACAAGGGTGAGAAAGAAACTGTGGTACTTACTGAAGAGTGCAGTGCTATAATACAAAAGAAGCTACCCCAAAAATTGAAAGACCCTGGGAGTTTCCAAATCCCCTATATCATTGGGGACATGAAGATTGAGAAGGCACTATGTATTCTCAGAGCTAGCATAAACCTCATGTCTTTGGCCACGATGAAAAGAATGAGAATAGAAGAGGCCAATCCAACAAGAATGGTGCTTGAATTGGCTGATAGAACCTTTAAATTTTCCCATGGTGTAGTGGAAGATCTATTGGTGAAAGTGGAGGAGTTCATTTACCCAGCTGATTTTGTTGTTCTTGATATGGAGGAAGAAGCCAACATATCAATTATCCTAGGAAGGCCATTCCTAGCTACTGCAGGGGCCAtaattgatgttcaaaaaggggagTTAGTCTTGAGGTTACACAAAGAGAAGATGGTCTTCAATGTCTTCAAGGCAATGAGCTACCCCAAGGAATCCATTGTTGAATGCATGATGGTGGACACAATTGAGACCCTAGTTCAAGGAGTCCTAGAGGAAGAACAATGCGAAGAAACCCAAGATCAAGATCAACAAGTCTCATGTGGTTAG